ACCGAGCAGCCCGCCTGACGGCGGTGACGAACGTGATGGACTTCGGCATCCCCGGCGCGGACGAGGTGACCCAGGCCATCGCGGGCCTCGCGGTATCCGACGTTCGTCACGTGTCTCTTTCCAACTGGCGCTGACCGCGGTCCCTCGCGCGGTGGCCGCCTGACGCGGCTCGACGGCCCCTGTCCGGCCGGCAAGCGAAGGATGGACCGAGGACGCTGACAGGCTTGGCCGACCACGCGGTCGGTGTCGATCCCGATCGAGACCGCATCACCGCGGCAGCGGTTTGCCCAGACGCAGGACCACCTGCTTCTAGGGTGTCTGGCACAACCGCGTGTGGCTGAGGGCAAGCCCGGCGATGGGCAGACGAGCACTCGAGTCAAGAGCATCGCGTCTGGGCATCCTGACGGCGCTCGTGGTCACTGCACCAGCAGGCCCTGCACGTCACCGCGACCGGCGCCCCGATGGGGACGCCGGTCGCGTCATCGCCTCGCCCCAGCGGGCGACCACTTCATCGCGGAGATCGATAGGAAATGCTCTTGCTTTAGAGCTGGGCCTGGCCGCCGTCGGCGAAGAGCTCGGTGCCCGTGACGAAGCTGGCCTGGTCCGAGGCCAGGAACAACACCGCGTTGGCGATCTCATCGGGGAGCCCGATGCGTCCGAGTGGCACGTTCCCGGCAAGCATGTCGAGCAGACCCTGGGCCTGGGAGGGGTCGGGTGCCAGACCAGCGAGGCCCGGGGTGTTGATCGGCCCGGGTGCGATCACGTTGACCCGGATCTGGCGGCCGGCGAGCTCGGCGGCCCAGGTGCGGGTGAACGAGCGCAGCGCAGCCTTGGTTGCGGCGTAGACACCGAACGCCGGGTTGCCCTTGCTGGCCGCTGCCGAGCCGGCGATGACGACCGATGCGCCGTCGACGAGCACGGGCAGTGCCTGCTGCACGGTGAACACCGTGCCGCGGACGTTGACTCTGAAGGTCTCGTCGAACCCTTCGGGGGTCAGTTCCTCCAAGGTGGCGAACGCGCCGCCGCCAGCGTTGACGAACAGGATGTCGAGGCCCTGCCCACGTGCGGCGATGGTGGTGAACACCCGGTCGAGGTCGTCGAGATCGGCGACGTCACCGCGGATCCCGGTGACGTTCTCACCCAGCGCTGCAACCGCACTGTCGAGCTCGGCCTGGCGGCGGCCGGTGATGAAGACGTGCGCTCCCTCATCGACGAAACGCCGGGCGGCGGCCAGACCGATGCCTGAGGTGGCACCGGTGATCAGGGCCGTCTTGTTGTCCAGTTGTCCCATGATGATGCTTCTTCCTTTGCGGTTGATGGTGATTTGTTGGGTGCGGCTGGCCTCGAATGCCAGCGGTCAAGGGGTTTCAGTCGGAGTCTGCGGTCAACGTCGGGATGACGCGGTCGCTGACGCCGGGGGTACGGGTCGGTATCGAGGACGAAGGCCTGCTGTCTCGGCGTTTGGTACCGTACGGTTAATAACGCGAACCTAGCATGATCGAGACGCCCGGCGCAAAGTTTCAAACCGATCGGTCTCAAACCGGGGTATGATGGCTGCATCACAGACCAAGGAAGGGGGCGGCATGGCGGGCGGACGTCCACGGACCTTCGATGCTGATGCCTCGCTGGATCGTGCCGTGGATGTGTTCTGGCAGCAGGGCTACGAAGGCACTACGATCTCGGAGCTGACTGCGGCGATGGGGGTGAACAAGCCAAGCCTGTACGCGGTGTTCGGCACGAAGGAGGAACTGTTCCAGCAGGTCGTACGGCGTTACGCCGAACGCGAGCTCGCCTACTTTGGTGACGCCCTCGAGCAACCCACCGCACTAGAGGTCGTCCGCGACTACCTCGATCGCAACGCTGCCGCGCTGACCAGATCCGACCGTCCGCGAGGGTGTCTGTCCATCCAAGGCGGCCTGTCAGCCAACCCCGCCAACAGCACCGTGACCCAGTTCCTCGCCAGCAGCCGCCTCGCCGGTGAGCACGCACTCGCCGCACGACTCACCCAAGCTCGCAACGACGGCGACCTGCCTGCCGACTCCGATCCCGCAGCCCTGGCCCGCTTCGTCATGGTCTTCTCCGAGGGTCAAGCCGTCCATGCCGCCGCCGGCGCCACCCATCAAGAGTTGCAACAGTCCGCCGACATCGCCCTCAAGGCATTCGAGCTCGCCCTCACCCCGGCAAGCTGAACACGCCGACCGTCGACGCGAACTACGCCAACCGCCCGATCAACAGGAAGGGTGGAGCACGATCCGCGTGCTTCCTTCGTCGCGCTGGGGCCGGTGGCCGACTGGCTGGAGAGAATCCGGACCGCACCCCGAACTCGTTCCGCCGCGGCGGTAGTGGGCAACCAGTGCGCATTGCTCTGCGGATATCGCCAGCGACGGCATCGGGGGAGCGGCTGACATTGTGGATCGACCCACCAAAAACGTCTATGCTGATCGGTATGGAAACCAACCTTGCATCACCGACCCGAGAGCGCATGGTCGAGCTCGCCCAGCAGTACTTCCGACTGGTCGATGGGGAGGAGGGCTCGCTGCCCGGCATGTTCACCGACGACGCTCGAGTGTTCTTTCCCAAGTACGGCACGGCCCGTGGTCCGGGGCAGTTCGCCGAGCTCGCTGGCGGGCTGCTGAGGAGTCAGAAGTTCTTCAGGCACGACGTCGACACCATGGTCTTCACGGCGGAAGGCAGCCGATTGGTGGTGGAGGGCCTCGAAGCGGGCGAAGCCGCAGACGGTCGCCCGTGGCCCGCGCACCCGCGCAGCGAAGGCCGCTACTGCAACGTCTTCGAGTTCGCTGGGGAGCTCATCACCAGGCTGCACATCTACGCTGACCCCGACTTCCTCACCGAAGACACCGACCGCCTGCGGTGGGACTGAGCGACCAGAGCTGAGGAGTTGTTCGTGCCGTACATGCCTCGACGTTTAGTGCGTTGCGACATGTGCGGCACCCCACGTGGTTCGCGGCGGGTGTCCGGCGAAGCGGCATCTGAGGCGCCGCCTGGTCTTTAGCGCCGAGAGATCAGGCGGCGACGTGGCAGTCCTGGACGTGATCGTTCACGATGCCGACGTTCTGTTGAAGGCGTAGGTGCTGTTCGGTCCCACCGGCCCGAAGCCCACCTGCTGGAGTCGTTGGGCCAAGGCCTTCACTTCCGGGCTGGTGACCCGGACCTCGCTGCGATCCACGGGCAATCCCGGCAGGACCTCTGGCGTCCGCGCGTCGAGGACATGAAACTGGACCTGGACCACCTCAACCTTGTCGAGGACTTGCTCCCAGGCCCATGCGGGCGGCTCGATCGATCGCGGATCGTCACGGCGGGCAC
Above is a genomic segment from Aeromicrobium chenweiae containing:
- a CDS encoding SDR family oxidoreductase, which codes for MGQLDNKTALITGATSGIGLAAARRFVDEGAHVFITGRRQAELDSAVAALGENVTGIRGDVADLDDLDRVFTTIAARGQGLDILFVNAGGGAFATLEELTPEGFDETFRVNVRGTVFTVQQALPVLVDGASVVIAGSAAASKGNPAFGVYAATKAALRSFTRTWAAELAGRQIRVNVIAPGPINTPGLAGLAPDPSQAQGLLDMLAGNVPLGRIGLPDEIANAVLFLASDQASFVTGTELFADGGQAQL
- a CDS encoding TetR/AcrR family transcriptional regulator produces the protein MAGGRPRTFDADASLDRAVDVFWQQGYEGTTISELTAAMGVNKPSLYAVFGTKEELFQQVVRRYAERELAYFGDALEQPTALEVVRDYLDRNAAALTRSDRPRGCLSIQGGLSANPANSTVTQFLASSRLAGEHALAARLTQARNDGDLPADSDPAALARFVMVFSEGQAVHAAAGATHQELQQSADIALKAFELALTPAS
- a CDS encoding nuclear transport factor 2 family protein, with the protein product MRIALRISPATASGERLTLWIDPPKTSMLIGMETNLASPTRERMVELAQQYFRLVDGEEGSLPGMFTDDARVFFPKYGTARGPGQFAELAGGLLRSQKFFRHDVDTMVFTAEGSRLVVEGLEAGEAADGRPWPAHPRSEGRYCNVFEFAGELITRLHIYADPDFLTEDTDRLRWD